A genomic stretch from Helianthus annuus cultivar XRQ/B chromosome 1, HanXRQr2.0-SUNRISE, whole genome shotgun sequence includes:
- the LOC110937011 gene encoding uncharacterized protein LOC110937011: protein MANARQTVHQQATQGFTGLASPITVPPIVSENSWQIPSYAILHGAPNDATYLQLFPFSLAGRAATWLDSQPTGTFTTWAGLRQAFLNKYFPPAKASRLRDQIHFFRMEPDEPYYLAWERFQNLCARCSQHGLSDWALCEKFYNGLSQESRDRFDTNAGGHMMGILTVAECLERFEAFSQSQSQSRSDQRYQSGNSNTTTSAPARGVNHVTMDPSLAVVLENMSRELKEIKAKVDECEYCRGGHDTSACPLLVGEEQVDFVGGGQGRGQPSGFGNNNFGSGWHNNNNNFASTNNFRSNGPPGFQIAQNPTRGLGSLFGGGSNGQVKDGGSSSQVQTGQGSSYDLRGSLERMESMMSQLIVRDQTTHKKLSEHDLMLKNHQAAFQDLQRVVGDMSKKLEERLPGQFAGNTQPNPNAHVKTITTRSGKTVGDPSVEERVVDEDGDIVDEKIEMEAPGKVQSRLRPASTAQPGESQGEKRVEKPPVDVRPSPLVNHAYVPFPSRLKNQKYSREYGQFLDIFKQLKINLPFIEALQSMPKYAKFLKDLLRNKEKLGELSNVPLHGGCSAVVSNQLPEKLTDPGVFTIPCLFGSNTNTRALADLGASINLMPFSLYEKLDLGELSPTRMTLSLADRSVKHPRGIIENLLVKVDKFVFPADFVILDMEADENVPLILGRPFLNTAKALIDVFLGTITLRAGEESVVFKVMNSKGSSDRVQAVSLVGECEKDERDEEKVVSDPSLEKVIGLKCEDPPDRRVEELEERMVHLESKIETLSKA from the exons ATGGCCAACGCTAGGCAGACCGTTCACCAACAAGCCACCCAAGGCTTCACTGGTCTAGCGTCACCCATTACTGTTCCACCTATAGTTAGCGAGAACTCATGGCAGATTCCATCTTATGCCAT CCTTCACGGTGCACCCAACGATGCCACCTACCTACAGCTTTTCCCATTCTCATTAGCCGGCCGTGCGGCTACTTGGTTGGACTCTCAACCAACCGGTACCTTCACCACATGGGCGGGGCTTCGTCAAGCCTTTTTAAATAAGTATTTTCCGCCCGCTAAAGCCTCACGTCTTAGAGACCAAATCCACTTTTTTCGCATGGAGCCCGACGAGCCTTACTACCTTGCTTGGGAGCGATTCCAAAACCTGTGTGCTCGTTGCTCCCAGCATGGTCTTTCTGATTGGGCGTTATGTGAGAAATTTTATAACGGTCTCTCCCAAGAGAGTCGTGATAGGTTCGATACTAATGCGGGAGGGCATATGATGGGTATTCTTACTGTTGCTGAGTGTTTAGAGCGTTTTGAGGCATTTTCTCAGTCTCAATCCCAATCACGATCCGATCAGCGGTATCAAAGTGGTAATTCGAATACCACTACTAGTGCGCCCGCCCGAGGGGTGAACCATGTCACCATGGATCCTAGTTTAGCCGTTGTATTGGAAAACATGTCTAGGGAACTTAAGGAAATTAAGGCTAAGGTAGACGAATGTGAGTATTGTCGAGGGGGTCACGACACGAGTGCGTGTCCACTGCTAGTAGGTGAGGAGCAAGTCGATTTTGTAGGAGGGGGTCAAGGTAGAGGTCAACCTAGTGGGTTTGGTAATAATAACTTTGGTTCGGGTTggcataataataataataattttgctTCTACCAACAATTTTCGCTCAAACGGACCCCCTGGttttcaaatagctcaaaatccaaCTAGGGGTTTAGGTTCACTCTTTGGTGGGGGTTCAAATGGGCAGGTCAAGGATGGGGGGTCAAGTAGTCAGGTTCAAACAGGTCAAGGTTCAAGCTATGATCTTCGGGGTAGTCTAGAAAGGATGGAGTCCATGATGAGTCAATTAATTGTTAGGGATCAAACCACCCACAAGAAACTTAGCGAACATGACCTTATGCTTAAGAATCACCAAGCTGCTTTCCAAGACCTTCAAAGGGTTGTAGGTGATATGTCTAAGAAGTTAGAGGAGAGATTACCCGGTCAGTTTGCGGGTAACACCCAACCGAACCCGAATGCTCATGTAAAGACCATTACCACCCGTAGTGGCAAAACCGTAGGGGACCCGAGCGTAGAGGAGAGAGTAGTCGATGAGGATGGAGATATTGTAGACGAAAAGATAGAGATGGAGGCTCCCGGCAAAGTGCAATCGAGGCTgcgcccagcaagtaccgcacagccCGGTGAGTCTCAAGGTGAGAAGAGAGTAGAGAAACCTCCCGTGGATGTTAGGCCTTCGCCTTTAGTGAACCATGCATATGTCCCGTTCCCTTCCCGTCTTAAGAATCAAAAATACTCTAGGGAATACGGGCAATTCTTAGACATCTTCAAGCAATTGAAGATTAATCTTCCGTTTATCGAGGCCCTTCAGTCGATGCCTAAATACGCGAAATTTTTAAAGGACCTTCTTAGGAATAAGGAGAAGTTAGGGGAGTTGTCGAATGTCCCATTGCATGGAGGATGTTCGGCCGTTGTCTCAAATCAGCTTCCTGAAAAGCTAACCGATCCCGGTGTTTTCACAATTCCTTGTCTATTCGGTAGTAACACTAATACTAGAGCTTTAGCCGATCTAGGTGCTAGCATCAATTTGATGCCATTTTCTCTCTACGAAAAGCTAGACTTAGGCGAGCTTTCACCCACCCGAATGACATTATCTTTAGCTGATAGATCCGTGAAACACCCTAGGGGCATAATCGAGAATTTGCTTGTTAAGGTGGACAAGTTCGTTTTTCCGGCCGATTTCGTCATTCTTGACATGGAAGCCGATGAAAACGTACCGTTAATTTTAGGACGCCCATTCTTGAACACCGCTAAAGCTCTCATAGATGTCTTTTTAGGCACCATCACACTTAGAGCGGGCGAGGAATCGGTAGTTTTTAAGGTTATGAATTCGAAAGGGTCAAGTGATAGGGTGCAGGCGGTATCGTTAGTGGGTGAGTGTGAGAAGGATGAGAGAGATGAAGAGAAGGTGGTGAGCGATCCGAGTCTAGAGAAGGTGATAGGACTCAAGTGTGAGGACCCACCTGATAGGAGAGTAGAGGAATTAGAGGAAAGAATGGTGCATTTAGAATCTAAGATAGAGACACTGAGCAAGGCTTAG